agaaaataaTTGATGTGTTCTAAGGCTTCTGAAGCATACTCGGCAGGAAGTAGCAGTGACTGTGTATGACACTTGCGTTGAGAAGGAAAGTGTACAGCTTGTATTGGTGAGTGACGCTGTGACGCCCCAGCTTGGCGCCACACATTGCAGTGCCGAAGAGGGATGGAAAACCGTCCCAGGAGGACCGGCAAGTCAGcatttaaaggtgtgtgtgtgtgtgtgtgtgtgtgtgtgtgtgtgtgtgtgtgtgtgtgtgtgtgtgtgtgtgtgtgtgtgtgtgtgtgtgtgtgtgtgtgtgtgtgtgtgtgtgtgtgtgtgtgcatttcttTGATATCGAAACTTAGATGAACAGGAGACATGAAAAGTAAGGTTTttccgtttctttttctctaattcAAAATCATCTGGTTGAGATTATATATTATATGTCTTTGTAACACACAATAAAGTGAAGACTAACAATATCTCTTCACGATGTAGTGTTTCACGCTTCTCATCAGCGCCCCTCGTCCACCCGATCATTCAGTGGCTGACAGATGAATAGGTGACTGGATATCTGAGGAAACTATCACTCTGGCATGCACGTGAGAAGGGTTCTTACTCACCATAACTTCAAGGGTCAAAGAGACGGACGAGGGCAGCCCAATATGTACCCTCGCTGTTGTTCCTCTTACAATATACGAGTGTTTGCATGTGATGGGCTAGCGGGAGTGTTACTAAGCCAATTCACCATACAGTAAATTTTCCTTTACTGCACAATAACGAGGTTTCTGCATTAACGAGCTTTCTGGGCGTTTTGACTTCTGTTGCTTAGTTACCCTGAGAAAAGTAAATCGATCAAATAATTAACTTGCTAATATgccatttatttttatgtaagaggggaaaactgatcAAGGGAACAAAAACGATACAAGAAAAatgcccactgagatgccagttcccgaacagggtcagaggaaaggaactgataaaacgaaaaaaaaaaccgtttgACTCCATCCTATCCAAGAGAGCTGAATGAATGTAAACTCCACCATACATGCTAAAAATACTCATACATGGGGTTATAAAGTccctgtacagagttaacagttaacggagtgaaaaaaaaaaaaaaatctggctgGAAtgactcagaacgcctaactttattcaagctattttagcaagagatgagatgtgaagtttccagattagattataagtaaaaggatagaccgaggatattcagtgtagaagacgGGGATAGTTGAGTGTCACTAAAAATAAGAATTAATTGTCTGAAAGATtgtatcgagttgatagatggaaaaaaaaaaaaattgaggcagTGAACAATGCTGCCACATTTATAGTCTTTgaggccagaaaaaaaaaaaaaaaaatgcgctcCATCTTGTTCTTAAGATTAGAATGGTTCACAGAACCAAATATCATATGCAACAGAAGGTGTAAGACAAACTACTCAATGCTTCCTTGCAGGATCAAGCGGGCCAAGTAGGAGAAACTGTGGCAGAGGGCGGGACGTGATGTCTCCAATGTGCGCATCCGCGACACAGGCGGAGAGTGGGGAGGCGACGgggacaggtgagtgagtgatgcaGTAAGAGACGTAGTTATTAAGGAGGGAAATGTTCAGGAAAGCACAGAACTCTTATCTCCAATGAAAATAAGCAATGTCTCTTCAATATTGGCTCATGATTACCAATTCTTTCAGAGGCTTTTTTAAATAACGAAAGCACAAAATACATGTCTCTATATTTTGTTGGAATAAGTTTCACGAACAGCCACATCCAAGAACGCCCTGAGAGAAAGGACCCGTGTGGAGAGTCTACGTAAAGCTTACATGGAACTACAGGCGGCCATTCCCTCTGTCCCGCCCAACACCAAGCTATCCAAGGTGAGTCGCTGTTGGGATAATCTGGGACGTTCCATGGTAGTGCTCGGAACGGCAGAACAGAGGAACTGCAATGACTGGACTGGCCTGTGTTCGACCTTCTGTTGCACTCGTTCGGATTCAGCAagatgattttttctttttttcaggcaTTACTTGGCTTTGTTATAGTCTCCAGCTGAGTGTTAACAGAGAAACACCTAACACTAGCGTGCATTACAGCTAGACGTGCTGGTGCTGGCTACCACCTACATCTCCCACTTGTCACAACTACTTCAGGAGGACGACCTACGTGCCACTCACGATACCAACAATAATACTACAGCTGCTGCGGTCGGAGTGAAAGCTGCAGGCGTGGAGCAGCATACCCACTATCCGAAGGTAGCATCTACCGCGAGGGGTTCGCAGAAGGGTCTCCTACATCCTGTCAAGGTAAAATGAGGACAGCAATAGTGTGCGAAACTGAGCAGAGATAAGATATTTTCTTAGTGCACCTGTTACTTACTTCCTCCCTTGCAGATATCAAAGATCGATTGacagatagattaatagataagtaagtagactggtaggtagatagatacatatagatagatacatacgaCACAAATTATAACGAAGATACATAAAATCTTGCTGTCAATTCACCACAATGTCgctttacttatatatttattcacttattcacttaatGTAAAAAACCTTAATGAAGCGTTTGGTTCTTGTGATGGCCGCCGGACACCATTAAGGCCAATTATAAgcacacaaaggaaaaagatcCTACCGTTTCAGCAAAACATAAATATCGCTTACTCTTTTCCTATGTAAGCAAAAAGCCATCGTCCAAAGGAGACTACGatgtaatgaaaaataacatgCTAGCAATGGCAAATCCGTAAAGCTACTTACATTCATCCTCCCGTCCTGCACATTATTCTACGTAACGCCAAGACGTTCCAGAACTCAGTGTATAGTCGATCCCCTGCTGGCCTCTCATGTACTCATCAAGTCACTCATTACTTCACTTTTCCAGAAATGGCCGATGCGTGCACGGCTGTACCCTGGTGTGGCGGTGAGCGAAGCGGCCATGCTGCTGGGGGAGCAGCCCTCTGGCTTCAGACACTTGCGATCCAGACTAAATCCCTCGCCAgccacctcctctccctatccACTGGCGGCTCATGTAGGGAGTCCCACGCTTCAGCAACCCCACACTGCTGAAAACGGCTCCTGTAACTCAACGGGGATGCTTTCAGAAAATGGCGTAACAGCTGACGTGAATGACGCAGCGACCTTCCTGAACGGCGCACTGCCCGGAACCCACACGTGCCTGCCGCCGCCCTACGCAGCCCACTACCTCGGCACATGGGAGTcggagggagggtgggggccGGATGTTACTTGTAGTGATATGACCACCTGCCCCCAGCCACTGGCCACCTACACCGGCTGCTGGTCCTCCTGGCAAGACTGAGGCGCTCTCGTCTAATCCATGATGTGTATGATACAACTGAACATCCTTTtgaagttactttttttttttataatcaacGGAATACGGATCTCGTTTGTAAAATTGAGAACACGTGAGATTGTTGACATGTTCATACATAAGAAATGCACAAGGATGAATCATTAACACGACTAAGTATCAAAACGCTTTTCTATGAGTAAATAAAGTGATAAAGATTGTGATAACCAATACCTTCACCAATATTCAatcttatctatctgtctatccatcgaTCTATCTTTTGACTCTTATATATTCACATCTATCTAGATCTCTACCAAAGCTACATACAGTATATAGGATTACACTGGATTTCATCATTTACTGGAGTTCCTGTTTGttagtccaccaccaccaccaccaccaccaccaccaccagagtatCAACAGCAATCTCTACCTATTCGTACTTcagtttttgttctctctctctctctctctctctctctctctctctctctctctctctctctctctcataactcatcctcttcattctctattCTCCGAACCCCtcgtccttcatttctttcatcttctactTTCGCTTCTGTCATTCAATCTCCATTCTCCATCTCTCGTCTCGTGTTGCTCCTCTTTGTTTGCTaaatgagagaagaggcaaGGAGGCTGCTATggtaggagggaaagaggagaggaaagacgcTGCCTGGATATGAAGTACgtaatggaaaggaggaaggaagggatggagaagggTGAGGAGCAAGTGATTGGAGCGAGGGAGAAGgcggggtgaagggtgaagggtgaagggtgagggagaggcgtGTGCTGGAAGATAAgcgaggaaagtgtgtgtgtgtgtgtgtggaaggaggaaaacaagagatgaTTACCTAACGTTGTCTTTCTTAATGGAACTAATTGGGCGGTGAAAGCACGCATCGTAcgaacatacacaaaaaaaaaaaaaaaagaaaaaaaaagaaaaaaagaatccaGACACTTAGGAATAAACCAAAGCGGAATGTCTTTATAATAATCACCATCACGTCGCTGGAAAATCACGTGCATTAAGAATTCAAGCCAATACAAGAGATGGGCTGAGAATGAAACAATTTGAACTTACTACTTTCTGCTGAAGGCGCATTGAAGACCTCGCGAGTGTCCGTAATGGAGTGAGTTACAGCACGATTAACAAATTAGAGTATTTTCGCAGTGTTTTGATGACTCGGATCCCTGAAGAGCAGTACAGATTGTGGCGCAGGGGCAAGACGAGGTGTAGGGAGGTGGAGGCGGTGCTCTAAACAAAGAATACGAGGTgatggaaagtggagaaagaatgACAGGAGCGAAGGTGAGGTGACACAGTGAAGGACATGAGGTGAGGAGTTTGCCTATTCGTTCCTCCTATCCAAGTCTGCCTGGAAGACGATGGCATGCAGTTCTGACCTAGTTAATCTACATGTCTTCTCGTTATCCGCAAATGAAGTAACATCACTACTAATACCaatatccaagagagagagagagagagagagagagagagagagagagagagagagagagagagaaatgtcaaCACATCTCAAAATACGCCATAAAAATAGGTTAAAGAAATAAGCAACAAGTACATGAAGACAGAATGATaacgcagaggaggaggaagaggaatagaaggaagaagaggacgaggcggAAGCAGAGAATTAATAcatgattttgttttttctttacaaatccttttcttattcttttttttactgtacaATACAAAGGCAGTGACaattgaaagagagaaaccTTTCATATgctcatcgtctctctctctctctcttggcatttAACAGGATTCTGCTCCCCATCCCCCGACCACCACACCTCTCCTGGCTTCCCGTGAGCTATACCCATGAGAAATTCAGAGCGATGTTCTTTACGCCTTCGGTGGAGTTGCATCTTCCCTTTCTAATCCTGACGagttatagaaaaaatatataagagaaaTACTGATATGATAAAAATGCTTGGAGgtgcgaaagaggaggaggaggaggagaaggaaaaatagggcgaaaacgaggaggagcacGACAATGACGACGccggaaacgaggaggaggaagaggacgaggacgaggaggacaaagaataacgaaaaggaataagaaaataagtttcAGCAAAAAAAATcggaataaatatggaaacgaatgaataaaagaagagggaaaagaagggaaaaagaaaatgtaaaaacagagaaggaaggaactacacattggagagagagagagagagcgagagagagagagagagagagagagagagagagagagagagagagagaaaaaactgaagAGTAGGTAGAGGTTGCTATTGTTactctggtgatggtggtggtggtggtggtggtggtgttggtggtggtggtggactaaCAAACAGGAACTCCAGAAAGTGCTGTTTCctcacaaagacagagagagagagagagagagagagagagagagagagagagagagagagagagagagagagagagaggagtttggCGGGGATTTGTATTCGAATGGACTTTCTCTTTATCCATacgtcctttcctttcctgccaccacatcaccctctctctctctctctctctctctctctctctcgaccacaaAGGGCTTTCGTCAGCGATTCCCCGATCTCACCACCTGCCTTCTCGGCCATCTGGCGCAGGTGGTGAGAGGGATGCAATGGGAGCTTGGGGTAAAGACggcagatttgtgtgtgtgtgtgtgtgtgtgtgtgtgtgtgtgtgtgtgtgtgtgtgtgtgtgtgtgtgtgtgtgtgtgtgtgtgagagagagagagagagagagagagagagagagagagagagagagagagagagagagagagagagacacccacccacccacccacacacacacacacacacacacacacacacacacacacacaccgcgtagtgtagtggttaggtcacaatcgagaggcccgggttcgagtcccggcgcggcgaggcatatgggcaagcctcttaatgtgtggccctgttcacctagcagtaaataggtacgggatgtaattcgaggggttgtggcctcgctttcccggtgtgtgttgtgtgttgatgtggtctcagtcctacccgaagatcggtctatgagctctgagcttgctccgtaatggggaagactggctggggtgaccagcagacgaccgaggtgaatcacacacacacacacacacacacacacacacacacacacacacacacacacacacacacagaaggacagGTGCAGTTCGGCaggtagagggaggaagggatttGCTTGACGATTAGAAAGAAGTTGGAGATTTTCAAAAGTAATGACGGTGAGCTTCTTTCTAAAGTAAGGAAAGTTTTTAATTTCAGGGCTGGCTTCCTTCTCGCGTTCCTtccgtctcttccttccacacatattgaga
The window above is part of the Portunus trituberculatus isolate SZX2019 chromosome 14, ASM1759143v1, whole genome shotgun sequence genome. Proteins encoded here:
- the LOC123503836 gene encoding uncharacterized protein LOC123503836 isoform X2, which codes for MENRPRRTGKSAFKGSSGPSRRNCGRGRDVMSPMCASATQAESGEATGTATSKNALRERTRVESLRKAYMELQAAIPSVPPNTKLSKLDVLVLATTYISHLSQLLQEDDLRATHDTNNNTTAAAVGVKAAGVEQHTHYPKVASTARGSQKGLLHPVKKWPMRARLYPGVAVSEAAMLLGEQPSGFRHLRSRLNPSPATSSPYPLAAHVGSPTLQQPHTAENGSCNSTGMLSENGVTADVNDAATFLNGALPGTHTCLPPPYAAHYLGTWESEGGWGPDVTCSDMTTCPQPLATYTGCWSSWQD
- the LOC123503836 gene encoding uncharacterized protein LOC123503836 isoform X1 translates to MENRPRRTGKSAFKGSSGPSRRNCGRGRDVMSPMCASATQAESGEATGTVSRTATSKNALRERTRVESLRKAYMELQAAIPSVPPNTKLSKLDVLVLATTYISHLSQLLQEDDLRATHDTNNNTTAAAVGVKAAGVEQHTHYPKVASTARGSQKGLLHPVKKWPMRARLYPGVAVSEAAMLLGEQPSGFRHLRSRLNPSPATSSPYPLAAHVGSPTLQQPHTAENGSCNSTGMLSENGVTADVNDAATFLNGALPGTHTCLPPPYAAHYLGTWESEGGWGPDVTCSDMTTCPQPLATYTGCWSSWQD
- the LOC123503836 gene encoding uncharacterized protein LOC123503836 isoform X3 encodes the protein MSPMCASATQAESGEATGTATSKNALRERTRVESLRKAYMELQAAIPSVPPNTKLSKLDVLVLATTYISHLSQLLQEDDLRATHDTNNNTTAAAVGVKAAGVEQHTHYPKVASTARGSQKGLLHPVKKWPMRARLYPGVAVSEAAMLLGEQPSGFRHLRSRLNPSPATSSPYPLAAHVGSPTLQQPHTAENGSCNSTGMLSENGVTADVNDAATFLNGALPGTHTCLPPPYAAHYLGTWESEGGWGPDVTCSDMTTCPQPLATYTGCWSSWQD